The Synechococcus sp. MVIR-18-1 region CCTCGGGGATGAATGCCGAAAGCATCCTCATCAGCTTTCTGGGGGGATGCAGCAGCGGGTTGGTCTTGCGCGAGCGCTGGCGCTTGATCCACCAATCTTGCTGATGGACGAGGCCTTTTCCGCGTTGGATCCGTTGATTCGCAGCGACATGCAGGAGTTGCTGTTGGAATTACAGGCTGAGCGGCAACGCACCATCGTTTTTATCTCCCACGACCTTGATGAGGCGATTCGGCTTGGCGATCGGATTGCCCTCATGCAGGACGGCCAAGTGCTGCAATGCGGAACGGCTCAGTCCCTCCTCAGCGACCCGGCCAGTCTTGCCGTGCGTCACTTTTTCCGTGATATCGATTCCGCAGCCGTGTTGGATGTCGCTGCGATTGCTGCAATGCCGAGCTGTCTGTTGGTGAACGCTGCTGGTCCATCCGCTGCCTTGGATGCCTTCGTTGGTGACCCGGTGTACGTCCTCGATGAGAGCAAGCGGTTGCAAGGAGTACGCACGATCTCTAACGGCTGGATTGAGGCTGATCAGCTAGCAACGCTGCGTGCTGGTACGCGGGTTCGTGATGCGATGCCGCTTGTTGCCTCGCTTGCCTATCCACCGCCTGTTGTGGATCGTGAAGGTTGCTTCTTGGGTGTGATTACACCCCGTCTGCTGTTGCGTTCCCTGGAGGTCAACGTTTGACGCTTCAAGCTCTGCCTTTCGGATCTGCATATGGTTTCGCTGCAGTGCATCAAGCCGGAGCCTTAGGCCTCGCTGTTGATGCTGCAGTGGTGTGGTTGCTCACCTACGCACAAGGCCTCTTTGACGTTGTCAATGCAGGAGTCATGGCTCTTGTTGCCTTCGCAGAGACCTTGCTGGCAGCGCCCGCTCCTTGGAGTTTTGCGCTGATCGTGGCTGGTCTTGGCCTCTGGAGAGTGAGCGGTGGATTCGCCTTGTTTGCACTGCTTGGTTTGAACTTGGTGCTGGCGATGGGGCTTTGGGATCCGATGATTTCGACCCTCGCACTGGTGTTGACGGCATCATTCTTGGCCTTGCTGATTGGTCTCCCTCTGGGGGTGCTATCAGCGCGTCTTCAGTCGGTTTGGCGATTGTTACGACCTTGCCTTGACCTCATGCAGACCATGCCGGCTTTTGTGTATTTGATTCCCGCGGTGATGTTGTTCAGCACAGGTGCTGTTCCAGCAATCATCGCCACCTTGGTGTTTGCAATGCCGCCGGTGGTTCGTCTCACCCAGCTCGGGATTCGTCAGGTTCCACTTGATCTCATTGAGGCGGGTCGTGCTTTTGGGTGCAGTGAGTTGCAATTGCTATGGAAGGTGCAGATGCCGAGTGCTTTGCCCACGGTGATGAGTGGCGTCAATCAAACGATCATGCTGGCGTTATCGATGGTGGTGATCGCCTCGATGATTGGTGGAGGCGGCCTGGGTGATGTCGTGCTGCGCGGCATTCAACAGCTGGATGTGGGCCTTGGTTTTGAGGGCGGGATTGCCGTTGTGATTCTCGCTGTGATCCTCGATCGACTCAGTCAGAGCTTGATGCTTGAAGGCGAGAGGACGTTGGAAGCGCGCTCCCGTCGGTGGCGTTCGCTGTGGAGGACACCATGACAGCTCCTCTTTGGCGTCGACGTGCCGTTTTGCTGTCAGGGCTCGGTTTGGCTGCGGCTTCCCTATCCAGCCAAGTGCGCTTGAGCCGGCAGCGCCAGGCTGACGCCACCGCACCTACGTCTTCCACGCAAAAAGGCTTCGCCTCACAATTGGACCCTGAGGGGTCTCAATCGGGCGCAACAGGGCCATTGCGCTTGGGATGGTCTCCATGGGCTGATGCTGAAGTGATGAGCTTGATCGCCCAGCGGGTGATTCAGCAGGCTTACAACCTCCCAGTCGAGCGGGTGATGGCGGATATCGGCATTCAGTACGCCTCTGTAGCAAGAGGCGATCTCGATCTCATGCTGATGGCCTGGTTGCCTTTAACGCACAAGGATTATTGGACGCGCGTGCGTGACAGGGTGCTTGATTTCGGTTCGATGTATTCCGGTCGCCTTGGCTGGGTTGTACCCGATTACGTGGATGCCTCTGAGCTTCGCTCTATCGCTGATTTGCGCAAGCCTGAACTGGCGGCGCGGTTCGACAACACGGTTCAAGGCATTGACCCAGGGTCAGGGCTTAATCAGGCCTCTGAACAGGCGTTGGTGGACTACAACCTGGGTGACATGCGCCTGGTTGCCTCCAGTAGCGCAGCGATGACAGCTGTTCTTGATAAAGCAATTCGAGAGCAACGTTGGGTGGTGGTCACAAGTTGGACTCCGCACTGGATGTTTGCTCGCTACAAGCTCCGCTTCTTGGAAGATCCCCAGCTCGTTTTTGGTGGAGTGGAGTGGATTCATGCCTTAGGTCGAAAGGGTTTGGATCGCGACCATCCAGATCTGGCCGGATTCCTCTCGCGTTTTCAGATCCCTGATCGTGAACTCTCTGATTTGCTTCTCATGGCTAATGAGCGATCGGCCGATGTGGCAGTCGAGGACTACCTCGATCGTCATCCGGCCCGAATTCGCTACTGGACCACTGGAATGATCAGCTGAAAAGCACAAGCTGGTGTCATGCCGCTGCCGCAGGACGTCTTGGTGGACAAGCCATCAGGGGGCGATGGTGATGACGTCGTGGCGTTCTGTTGGGTGCTGTCGTGATGTTGCGTTGCTGGCCTGCTTCGGCAAGGTCTGCTTGTAAGCGTTCGGTGCAACACAGCAACCTCGACCAACTCGGCAGCTGATGGGCCACGGGAGCTGCCATCAATTCCTCCACTCTGGGACGCAACAAGGTGGCGAAGCTCTGGACAGCAAGCTCCTCGCTGTGTCGGTTGTAAGGCAGACGATTAATTGTTGAATCCAAGCCAAACTGCTGAACACGGTCTTCCCCTACCCGTCGGAACAGCACTTCCAGCGTTGGGATCTGGTCTGAAGACAACATCCGACCTTCATGCTCCATGAGTCCACGAAGCACCGTGGCAAAAATTTCACCGGCCATGCGTTGCAGGCCCTCGGAAGGAGCATTGCCAAGTGTTTTGTGCTTGTGATCAAACAGTCCGAGGTCCACTTGGGCGATGCGTCGAGGGGCCACATGGCGATACACCTCCGAAAGCAAGCCGATCTCCAGTCCCCAGTCGGAAGGAATGCGCAAATTCATGGCCAGATCTCTGGTGAACGCGAACTCGCCGGCTAACGGGTAGCGAAAGGATTGGAGATAGCGCAGATAAGGCATTGGGCCAAAGATCTGCTCCAGGCTGGTGAGCAGTGGACCTACGAAAAGGCGTGTTGCTCTTCCATGGAGCGTCTGGGTTTCGAGCGAAAGGCGGCTGTAGAACGCTTTCACATAGGCCACACCAAGCGAGGGATCGAGTAACGGTCGCAGCATTCTTTGGGGGTAGGCCGGTGAAAAGGTGCGAATGTCGGCATCGAAGAGTCCAACGATCTCAGCGTTTCTGCAAGCCACACCAAGCCCTTGCCAAACAGCCCAGCCTTTCCCAGGTGGTCCGGTCACATTGAGGCCAAGGGTCTGAAGTGACTGCAGTGATTCGGCAACGGCGGGGCCATTGGTCCAGTGCACTCTCACCGGAAATGGCATACCCGAAAAGAACGCTTCCGCTGCAGCGACGTCTTCGCTGGTTTCCGCTGACAGCGCGATCACGAGTTCTTCCAGGCCGCTTAGTTCTGCCAGAACCTCACGGATCAGTCCGAGTGCAGGACGGCTGAATTCCTCCATGAGGCATGGGATCAGCAAGGAGGTTGGCCGTTGCTTCAGCTGACGCCGAAAGTCTGGGAGGTCCAGCTTGCCGAGTCCGTAATCATGAATCGTGGCGATTAATCCCTGCTGAAAATCCATGCGGTGATCAATGCGACAACAATTTGCGGAGCTCTGTTCCATACCTGTTGCACTTGGCAAAGGCACGGTGTCGAAGCAGTTAATGGCGCATGAGGGGTTGCCATCGCTTCTAAAGGAGCTCTACGAGCATCATTCTTCGGAGGATCTCAATCTGCTGTCGTCGCAATTGCTGCATTCCGAGCAGTCCGCGTCAGAGATTGCCGTTTCAGAGTCGCTCGATGATGGGAGTACGGATGCAACGGCAACGGGTGCGCGTTGGGATTCCTCGAGTTGTGTGTTAATTGCCTACGCCGATACGGTGAGCGCCAAGGATCAGCCTGGGCTTCGTTGTTTGCAGGCCCTCCTCCAGAAGCATTTCAACGGGATCTCATCGGTCGTGCACGTTTTGCCCTTCTTGCGCGCAACCAGTGATGGAGGTTTTGCTGTTGCCAGTCATGAGGAGATTGAGCAACGCTTCGGCGATTGGAATGACTTGGCCGCGTTAGCGGAAGGTCGCCAGTTGATGGCTGATCTGGTTCTTAATCACATTTCAGCGTCTCACCCCTGGGTGCGGGCTTTTCTGAAAGGAGAACAGCCTGGCGCTCAATGTGTGTTGGCAGCTGCTCCCAACCCTTGTTGGGACAACGTGGTGCGTCCACGTAGCTCGGCTCTTTTCACCACTCTGGCGACAGATCGGGGCCCCGAAACGGTCTGGACCACGTTTGGACCCGATCAAGTGGATGTGAACTGGCGAGAGCCTGAAGTGTTGCTTGGATTCACACGCCTCCTCGATCTTTTTGTCAGTTATGGCGTCCAATGGTTGCGCCTTGATGCCGTGGGGTTTGTTTGGAAACAGCCTTCCAGTGACTGCATCCATCAGCCGCAGGCCCACCGGTTGGTTGAAGTGTTGCGTCTTCTCTTGGAGTCGCGATGTCCTCAAGGAGTGGTGGTAACGGAAACGAATGTTCCCGAGCAGGAAAATCTGTCTTATTTGGCCACTGGATCCGAAGCTCACCTCGCCTACAACTTCCCTTTACCCCCGCTGGTCCTCGAGGCCTGTCTCAGTCGTCGTGCTGATCTGTTGAACAACTGGCTGGCGCGTTGGCCCCAGCTCCCTCAGCAGACAGGGCTGCTCAATTTCACGGCCTGTCATGACGGGATTGGCTTGCGGCCACTCGAGGGTTTGATGGAATCGGAGCGTTTGCTCCAGTTGCTGCAGCAATGCGAGCAGCGGGGTGGTTTGGTGAGTCACCGGCGCTTGGCCGATGGTCTGGAGGTTCCCTATGAAATCAATATCAGCTGGTGGAGTGCCATGGCGGCTCCTGGGCGGGATCCATCACACCATCAACGAGCGCGTTTTTTGTTGACGCAGTTGCTGCTGCTTGCGTTGCCCGGTGTGCCTGCGTTCTATCTGCCGGCTTTACTGGCAACCCCGAATGACAATGCTCGCTTTCGTATCAGCGGTCATCGCCGCGATCTCAATCGTCCTCAGTTTCAACTCGACCGTTTAGAGCGATTATTGGCTGATTCCGAAAGCGATACCAGTCAGGTGGTGGTGTCACTGCAACAAGCGATGGCTGTTCGTCGTGGGCTGGCGGCCTTAGATCCCTTTGCCCCAATGACGGTCCTGAGCGAAGGCCGCTCTGATCTCGTGATTCTGCAAAGGGGAGAAGGGGCAAGCACTCTGTTTGCGGTTCACAATTTCAGTGATGTCCGCCTCAGTTTCCCGTTGAGCTCCCTTGCTGATTCCACAGAATCTGGTTGGCATGACGTGTTGAACGGGCATTCTCTTGTTGCGGGCCAAACGGCTCTCGAGCTTGAGCCGTTTGCTGTGCATTGGTTGATTCGATGAATAAAACAGATGCTCTCCCCTCAATTCCCTGGTGGGTTGTGACCGATCTCGATGGGACCCTCATGGACCATGCCTACAACTGGGAGCCTGCACGGGAGGCGATCCGTGGCTTGCAGCTGCAGGGCATTCCCGTGATTCCGTGTACGAGCAAAACGGCTGAGGAGGTGAAAAGTTTTAGGGCTGCAGCTGGGTTGAAGGATCCGTTCATCGTTGAAAACGGAGGTGCTGTGCATGGGGAAACCAGTGATGGCGAGTTATGGGAACTTGCGCTGGGATGCCCTGTTGCGGAGCTTCGCCCGGTTTTGCAAGAGCTTGCGCAGCTGCTCAGTGAGCCGTTGCAACCGATTGATGCGCTTTCGGATCAAGAGGCCTTGGACTTTCTTGGCCTGCAGGGCGAAGCGCTGCAGTTGGCGTGCAAGAGGCGTTGGAGTTTGCCCTTTGTGCCCCCTTCTGCGTCAGCGCGGCAACGGTTGCCAGACCTCGCCAACCGGCTTGGTTTCGCTGTTGTACAGGGCAACCGTATGGGTCACCTACTCGGCGCAGAGGTCAGCAAGGGTCGAGCCCTTGAGGTCTTGAAGCAGCGCAATGGTGGCTCCCCCGTGCGGGTGCTCGCATTGGGTGACTCTCCCAATGACCAGCCCCTCCTCGAGGCTGGTGATCTCTCAGTCGTTGTGCCTGGTGCGAATGGTCCCCATCCGATCTTTGCCGACGCCCTTGCTCAAGGCCGCTACCAGTTGGCGCCTGCTTGCCATGCGCAGGGCTGGGCAGAGGCGGTGTTTGAGCACGTCCTCAACGCACAATGCTGATGCTGAATCCTTCACTCTTTTCTTTAAAGACCCAGTGAAGATCTGCCTTGAACGGGAGCAGACTTGATCAGAGACATGATCGAGGACGGATGACAGCGATTCAATGCCAATACACCGGTGACTTGCATTGCACGGCTCAGCACGGACCCTCGGGCACCGTCCTCAAGACCGATGCGCCCACTGATCATGATGGCCTTGGCGAAAGTTTTTCGCCGACTGACCTGTTGGCGACAGCCCTTGGAACATGCATCTTGACGATCATGGGGATCGCCGCACGCCGCCGCGGCTGGGACCTCGTTGATGCCAACGTCAGCGTTGAAAAAACAATGACGACCGAGGGACCGCGCCGCATTGAAAGCCTTCAAGCTCAGATCAGCCTCCCTGTTTCTCTTAGTCAGGAACAAAAGGCCTTGTTGAAGCGGGTCGCGAATGATTGCCCTGTGAAACGAAACCTCGACGCTTCAATCACGATTGATTTGATCTGGAGCGACGCAAGTTCTACGGCTCTCTAGTTGTTTTATCAACGCCATTCAGGCGAGGAGATTTTGATGAGACTTCAATTCATACCTATTCATGTCTTTCGTGAAACACCGTCTGTCACCTTTTTTGATGCAGGAGTGCCTGGTACCAATGGAACAGATGTTGTGTTCCACAGGGGTGCAGCGACATCACCACCCGATGTGAATGGATTTGAGCAGTACTACGTCCATCAGCATCAAGTGGATCACAATTTGGTGCTCGAGGGGCAGCGCACCTTCGTCCTTTTAAATCCTGCATGGGATCAGTCCCATCACGTCATTCATTTGATCCGCGAGATGGGTGCGCTTCAGATACCGGTAGGGACCTATCACCGCTCAACGTCTGGTGAAACAGGAAGCATGGTGTTGAACCAATCGCTGCGTGATCCCCAGTTTGATTTCAAGACGGAGTTCATTCCCGTGAGTTTGGAGGGTCGAGAAGATCTTCGACAGGCACAAGCCTCTGTTCCATGGGTATGGAGTTGGAAAGACGGCCACATTTGCCGTTTTCATTGATCTAATTGCTCTGGCGTAAGTCTTGTGATCGTTTTTTCTGTGTTGTTGAGGAAGAAAGGAAGGCACAAAAAAGCCCCCTCTGTGAGGAGGGGGCTTTCTAGTTCAGTTGATCTGAACTTTGAAGGGGTTCCAGATCAACCGATTGCAGGTGCTTGAAGTGCCACAGGTGTGGACTCAGCAGCTGCCAGGTCGAGGGGGAAGTTATGAGCGTTGCGCTCGTGCATCACTTCCATACCAAGTCCAGCTCTGTTAAGAACGTCGGCCCAGGTGTTCAGGACGCGGCCCTGACCATCAAGGATTGACTGGTTGAAGTTGAAGCCGTTCAAGTTGAAGGCCATGGTTGACACGCCAAGGGCGGTGAACCAGATGCCGACCACAGGCCAGGCTGCAAGGAAGAAGTGAAGGCTACGGCTGTTGTTGAACGAGGCGTATTGGAAGATCAGGCGACCGAAGTAGCCGTGAGCAGCCACGATGTTGTACGTCTCTTCTTCTTGGCCGAACTTATAGCCGTAGTTCTGGGACTCGGTCTCGGTTGTTTCACGAACCAAGGATGAGGTCACCAATGAACCGTGCATGGCGGAGAACAGTGAACCACCGAAGACACCAGCCACTCCAAGCATGTGGAAGGGGTGCATCAGGATGTTGTGCTCAGCCTGGAAGACCAACATGTAGTTGAAGGTTCCAGAGATGCCCAAAGGCATGGCGTCAGAGAAAGAACCCTGACCGAAGGGGTAGACCAGGAACACTGCAGATGCAGCAGCAACAGGTGCGCTGTATGCAACACAGATCCAAGGGCGCATGCCCAAGCGGTAGGAAAGTTCCCACTCACGTCCCATATAGGCGTAGATGCCGATCAGGAAGTGGAAGACAACCAGTTGGAAAGGACCGCCGTTGTAGAGCCACTCGTCGAGTGAGGCAGCTTCCCAGATTGGGTAGAAGTGCAAGCCAATGGCGTTGCTGGAAGGAACAACAGCACCAGAGATGATGTTGTTGCCATACATCAGTGAACCTGCAACAGGCTCGCGGATGCCGTCGATATCAACCGGAGGAGCGGCGATAAAAGCAACGATGAAGCAAGTGGTAGCGGCAAGCAGTGTGGGGATCATCAACACACCGAACCAACCGACATAAAGACGGTTGTTGGTGGAGGTGACCCACTCACAGAACTGCTGCCAGCCGTTAGCGCCGGAGCGCTGCTGGATGGTGGTAGTCATGAGAACGGAAAAGAAGGTCTCGCAAGGAGACGGTTACGGAAGGGCAGGACGCCCTGCCGGATGCATTGTAAAGCAAGTTTGCGGTTTGTAACCACTTATTCATGCGGTAATCCTTAAGCCCGCTGCCGGGCGTTGCAGCAGATGCAGTTGTTAGCGTCCGCAAATGAGCAACGCAGTGCCAATAAAGACTTCAAGGGCAGCAGGCGAAAGAGTCCTGTTTGTGCGCTTGCCATGCAATCCGATCTTCCCGATTGGCCCGATTTATTTGGCTGATCACCTGCACAAGTCTTTTCCGGAATTGCCTCAGCGCATTCTTGATTTGGCAGCCCTGCCGGTTCTTGATGTTGAGGGTGTTCTGCTCAATGTGGTGGACCAGTTTCAGCCCACGCTGCTCGTGTTCTCCTGGAGAGACATCCAGATTTACGCACCTGTGGATGGCAGGGGTGGCAACCCGCTTCAAAACTCTTTTGAAGTTTTTTACGCACGCAATCCTTTAAAGCGGATCAAAGGGGCCTTGGGCGGATTGCGCTTGATGACCAGTCATTACGGCGAGCTTCATCGCAATCAAAAATTGGTGCGCCATGGTTTGAAAAGGGCGCGTCGCCATCGTCCCGAGGCTCGTGCTGTTCTTGGTGGAGGAGCAGTCAGCGTCTTTTATGAACAGCTGGGCCGGTCCTTGCCCAAAGGCACCATCATTTCAATTGGTGAGGGTGAACCGCTTTTAGAAAAGCTTCTGGCTCAACAGCCACTTGATGGAGAGCGTTGTTTTGTGGTGGGGGAGGCGCCTCGCCCGGGTTTGATTCACGAGCAACCCGAGAGCAGGCCCAAAACTGCGTGTGATTACAACTACATCTCTTCCATCTGGCCACAGCTGGATTGGTACTTGGAGGGTGGAGACTTTTACGTTGGCGTTCAAACCAAACGAGGTTGTCCCCACAACTGTTGTTATTGCGTTTACACCGTTGTCGAAGGCAAGCAAGTTCGGGTGAATCCTGTGCAGGAGGTTGTCGCTGAAATGCGTCAGCTTTACGACCGTGGAGTGCGTGGCTTCTGGTTTACCGATGCTCAGTTCATCCCAGCTCGCAAATACATCGAGGATGCCAAGGAGCTGTTGCGCGCGATCAAGGCTGAAGGTCTAACGGGGATTCGTTGGGCGGCCTATATCCGAGCCGACAACTTAGATCCTGAGTTGGCTCAGTTGATGGTTGAAACGGGCATGAGTTATTTCGAAATTGGCATTACCTCAGGGTCTCAGGAGCTCGTGCGCAAGATGCGCATGGGGTACAACCTGCGCACTGTTTTGGACAGTTGCCGGATGCTTGCCGAGGCGGGCTTCCGTGATCACGTGTCGGTGAATTACTCCTTCAACGTGATTGATGAGCGGCCGGAAACGATTCGGCAAACCGTGGCATATCACCGTGAACTTGAAGCAATTTTTGGTGAAGATCTGGTGGAGCCTGCCATTTTCTTCATCGGCCTACAGCCGCATACGCATCTTGAGCAATACGGCTTCGATCAAGGCCTGATCAAGCCTGGCTACAACCCGATGAGCATGATGCCTTGGACGGCTCGCAAGCTTCTCTGGAATCCTGAGCCGATGGGCAGCACGTTTGGCCGGATTTGCCTTGAAGCGTTTGATCGTGATCCCAGTCGTTTTGGCAAAACGGTGATGGGACTTCTGGAACGCGACTACGGCACAGCTCCACTTGAAGAAGCCTTGCGAGCACCGGTTGAAGGCCGCAAGGCTTTGGCGACGGCGACCCGCTAGTTCAGTTCCACCAGCGGCGACGCACCAGAATTAATCCCGCCAGCCCGACCCAGCCCAGGAGACCTCCGATCGGGTTGGGATTGGCCCCGCCGGGACCCAAGAGCCAAACCGGCCCTGTCGCCGGCACGCTGATCAGGCCGGATTGCAAGGCAAACCAGCCCCCGACCAGTCCGCCGTGAAGTCCAACCGATCCCCAGAGCGCACCTTGATCGGCACGCCGTTGCAGGGCTAATGCCAGCCCCAAGAGAGTCAGCCCTACCAGCAGACCAATCGCTTCGATCGCGGGCAACTGATACCAGGGATGCACCAGAGCAAAGAAGGCGGCCTGCAAGCCAATGGCCCGTTGACGGCCTCCCAGCAGCTCCAATTCACCCCAGAGCCAACCACGAAAAAGCAGCTCCTCAGCGAATCCCGCCCCCACCAGTAGGGCGACGGCATTAAGGAGTTGCCCGGCTGTGAGTTGCCCCTGCCATTGGCTTTGGCCGCTGAGCAGTAGGACCACAACCACGCCAAAAAGAAGAGCAGCTGCCTTAAGGAATCCACGAAGGAAGGCGCGTAGACCCGCGGCGGTAGGGACGACAATCCCCAGCTCTTGCCAGGGATGCTCGACGCCCCAGCTCCGTCGCAAGCGCCAAGGGAGGGTGAGCAACAGCAGCAGCAACGCCACCACCACTCCGGCCAGGTTCACCTGGTCCGGGCGCCATTGGGGGAAGATCAGCGCCAGAGGTCGTGCGCTCAGCCAACCCAGCCCGTAGAGCACCGGTACATAAAAAAGCGTTCCCCACCAGTGCAACGTTGTTCTGGTGGGGGTCTGCATCACTCTTCTGGTTCGATGGTGCTGGTCAGGCCCTTGTTCTTCAAGGTTTCGCAGTAAAACTCTGCAGGCTCAATGTCGCAAACGATCACCAGGCCTACCCCCGTGTTGTGCGTTTCCAGCATCACGGCCATCGCGTCTTGCTCACTGAGCTGGGGAACCACCTGCTGAAGCGTGACGACGACGTACTCCATGCTGTTGACAGGGTCGTTGTGAAGCAAAACCTTGTAGCGGGGCGATGTCTTACGCACCCGCTCGGTTTGCTTGTCAAGAACCGCTGCCCCACCGGGGCTACGGCTGGGTGTATCCACCATTGCCACTGATTCCCATTAGCTCCAATCTAGGAGTGATCAGGTCATAGGTTGCGAATGCGGGCCATGGCTTCGTCCACATTGCTACGGCTGTTGAAGGCAGAAAGGCGGAAATAGCCCTCTCCTGCAGCACCGAAGCCACTCCCTGGGGTCCCCACCACGTTGGCCTTCTGAAGGAGGTGATCGAAGAAGCTCCAGGAGTCCATTCCGGAAGGTGTTTTCAGCCACACATAAGGGGCGTGCTCACCGCCATGCACTTCGATTCCTGCAGCGCTGAGCTCGCGCCGGATAATGGCGGCGTTCTCCATGTAGAAGCTCACGAGTGCCTTCACTTCCTGTTGCCCAGCAGCGGAATACACCGCTTCTGCGCCGCGCTGAATGATGTAGCTCACGCCGTTGAACTTGGTGCTCTGCCGACGGTTCCAAAGGCCCCAAAGCTCCACTTCTGAACCATCGTCGGCTTTGCCCTTGAGCCCTTTGGGCACAACGGTTAAGGCGCAGCGGGTGCCTGTGAATCCGGCGTTTTTGGAGAAGGAGCGGAATTCGATCGCACAGTCGCGAGCACCCTCGATCTCATAGATGGAATGGGGCAGCTCGGGATCTTGAATGAACGCCTCGTACGCGGCATCAAACAGGATCAAGGCCTTGTTGGCACGGGCGTAGTCGACCCATTCCTTCAGTTGGGCCTTCGTTGCGACAGCGCCGGTGGGGTTATTGGGGTAACAGAGGTAGATCAGGTCAACAGGTTCACTGGGAATCTGTGCTGCAAACCCGTTGTCTGCGCTGATCGGCAGGTAGGTCAGGCCGCCATAACGGCCGTCATCGCCAGACTCGCCTGTGCGGCCAGCCAT contains the following coding sequences:
- a CDS encoding glycine betaine/L-proline ABC transporter ATP-binding protein; protein product: MNSEICLNSLWKIYGGSADSAIKQLQSGLDPLDLYQRTGLRAAVRDVSLEIQTGEIFVVMGLSGSGKSTLLRLLNGLVRPCLGEVRIQGRQLSSLSPMELNKLRREQMGMVFQSFALFPHRTVIDNAAFGLEVAGVPRPERRDLALKALERVGLGDECRKHPHQLSGGMQQRVGLARALALDPPILLMDEAFSALDPLIRSDMQELLLELQAERQRTIVFISHDLDEAIRLGDRIALMQDGQVLQCGTAQSLLSDPASLAVRHFFRDIDSAAVLDVAAIAAMPSCLLVNAAGPSAALDAFVGDPVYVLDESKRLQGVRTISNGWIEADQLATLRAGTRVRDAMPLVASLAYPPPVVDREGCFLGVITPRLLLRSLEVNV
- a CDS encoding proline/glycine betaine ABC transporter permease; this encodes MHQAGALGLAVDAAVVWLLTYAQGLFDVVNAGVMALVAFAETLLAAPAPWSFALIVAGLGLWRVSGGFALFALLGLNLVLAMGLWDPMISTLALVLTASFLALLIGLPLGVLSARLQSVWRLLRPCLDLMQTMPAFVYLIPAVMLFSTGAVPAIIATLVFAMPPVVRLTQLGIRQVPLDLIEAGRAFGCSELQLLWKVQMPSALPTVMSGVNQTIMLALSMVVIASMIGGGGLGDVVLRGIQQLDVGLGFEGGIAVVILAVILDRLSQSLMLEGERTLEARSRRWRSLWRTP
- a CDS encoding glycine betaine ABC transporter substrate-binding protein, with the translated sequence MEDTMTAPLWRRRAVLLSGLGLAAASLSSQVRLSRQRQADATAPTSSTQKGFASQLDPEGSQSGATGPLRLGWSPWADAEVMSLIAQRVIQQAYNLPVERVMADIGIQYASVARGDLDLMLMAWLPLTHKDYWTRVRDRVLDFGSMYSGRLGWVVPDYVDASELRSIADLRKPELAARFDNTVQGIDPGSGLNQASEQALVDYNLGDMRLVASSSAAMTAVLDKAIREQRWVVVTSWTPHWMFARYKLRFLEDPQLVFGGVEWIHALGRKGLDRDHPDLAGFLSRFQIPDRELSDLLLMANERSADVAVEDYLDRHPARIRYWTTGMIS
- a CDS encoding glycosyl transferase, with amino-acid sequence MDFQQGLIATIHDYGLGKLDLPDFRRQLKQRPTSLLIPCLMEEFSRPALGLIREVLAELSGLEELVIALSAETSEDVAAAEAFFSGMPFPVRVHWTNGPAVAESLQSLQTLGLNVTGPPGKGWAVWQGLGVACRNAEIVGLFDADIRTFSPAYPQRMLRPLLDPSLGVAYVKAFYSRLSLETQTLHGRATRLFVGPLLTSLEQIFGPMPYLRYLQSFRYPLAGEFAFTRDLAMNLRIPSDWGLEIGLLSEVYRHVAPRRIAQVDLGLFDHKHKTLGNAPSEGLQRMAGEIFATVLRGLMEHEGRMLSSDQIPTLEVLFRRVGEDRVQQFGLDSTINRLPYNRHSEELAVQSFATLLRPRVEELMAAPVAHQLPSWSRLLCCTERLQADLAEAGQQRNITTAPNRTPRRHHHRPLMACPPRRPAAAA
- a CDS encoding alpha-amylase family glycosyl hydrolase; the protein is MRQQFAELCSIPVALGKGTVSKQLMAHEGLPSLLKELYEHHSSEDLNLLSSQLLHSEQSASEIAVSESLDDGSTDATATGARWDSSSCVLIAYADTVSAKDQPGLRCLQALLQKHFNGISSVVHVLPFLRATSDGGFAVASHEEIEQRFGDWNDLAALAEGRQLMADLVLNHISASHPWVRAFLKGEQPGAQCVLAAAPNPCWDNVVRPRSSALFTTLATDRGPETVWTTFGPDQVDVNWREPEVLLGFTRLLDLFVSYGVQWLRLDAVGFVWKQPSSDCIHQPQAHRLVEVLRLLLESRCPQGVVVTETNVPEQENLSYLATGSEAHLAYNFPLPPLVLEACLSRRADLLNNWLARWPQLPQQTGLLNFTACHDGIGLRPLEGLMESERLLQLLQQCEQRGGLVSHRRLADGLEVPYEINISWWSAMAAPGRDPSHHQRARFLLTQLLLLALPGVPAFYLPALLATPNDNARFRISGHRRDLNRPQFQLDRLERLLADSESDTSQVVVSLQQAMAVRRGLAALDPFAPMTVLSEGRSDLVILQRGEGASTLFAVHNFSDVRLSFPLSSLADSTESGWHDVLNGHSLVAGQTALELEPFAVHWLIR
- a CDS encoding HAD-IIB family hydrolase, translated to MNKTDALPSIPWWVVTDLDGTLMDHAYNWEPAREAIRGLQLQGIPVIPCTSKTAEEVKSFRAAAGLKDPFIVENGGAVHGETSDGELWELALGCPVAELRPVLQELAQLLSEPLQPIDALSDQEALDFLGLQGEALQLACKRRWSLPFVPPSASARQRLPDLANRLGFAVVQGNRMGHLLGAEVSKGRALEVLKQRNGGSPVRVLALGDSPNDQPLLEAGDLSVVVPGANGPHPIFADALAQGRYQLAPACHAQGWAEAVFEHVLNAQC
- a CDS encoding OsmC family protein, with amino-acid sequence MTAIQCQYTGDLHCTAQHGPSGTVLKTDAPTDHDGLGESFSPTDLLATALGTCILTIMGIAARRRGWDLVDANVSVEKTMTTEGPRRIESLQAQISLPVSLSQEQKALLKRVANDCPVKRNLDASITIDLIWSDASSTAL
- a CDS encoding hemagglutinin, whose amino-acid sequence is MRLQFIPIHVFRETPSVTFFDAGVPGTNGTDVVFHRGAATSPPDVNGFEQYYVHQHQVDHNLVLEGQRTFVLLNPAWDQSHHVIHLIREMGALQIPVGTYHRSTSGETGSMVLNQSLRDPQFDFKTEFIPVSLEGREDLRQAQASVPWVWSWKDGHICRFH
- the psbA gene encoding photosystem II q(b) protein, which translates into the protein MTTTIQQRSGANGWQQFCEWVTSTNNRLYVGWFGVLMIPTLLAATTCFIVAFIAAPPVDIDGIREPVAGSLMYGNNIISGAVVPSSNAIGLHFYPIWEAASLDEWLYNGGPFQLVVFHFLIGIYAYMGREWELSYRLGMRPWICVAYSAPVAAASAVFLVYPFGQGSFSDAMPLGISGTFNYMLVFQAEHNILMHPFHMLGVAGVFGGSLFSAMHGSLVTSSLVRETTETESQNYGYKFGQEEETYNIVAAHGYFGRLIFQYASFNNSRSLHFFLAAWPVVGIWFTALGVSTMAFNLNGFNFNQSILDGQGRVLNTWADVLNRAGLGMEVMHERNAHNFPLDLAAAESTPVALQAPAIG